The Campylobacter sp. CN_NE2 genome contains a region encoding:
- a CDS encoding F0F1 ATP synthase subunit A, whose translation MLKDMFLFAGSLFTYNHTFIYIFHLLLAVAIIIAIAYFSTRSMQLVPRGIQNVTEAYLGGVLNMGKDTMGNEELARKYLPLIATIGLLVFVGNVMGIIPGFESPTSSLNLTLALALCVFVYYHFEGIRKNGIVKYLKHFMGPVAVLAPLMFVVEIISHFSRIISLSFRLFGNIKGDDLFLLVMLSLVPAFIPMVPLALLTFMAILQSFIFMVLSYVYLAGAVVIDEH comes from the coding sequence ATGTTAAAAGATATGTTTCTTTTTGCGGGTAGTTTATTTACTTACAATCACACTTTTATCTACATTTTTCACCTATTGTTGGCTGTGGCGATTATCATAGCGATTGCGTATTTTTCGACTAGATCTATGCAGCTTGTTCCACGCGGTATCCAAAATGTAACCGAAGCTTATCTTGGCGGTGTTTTGAATATGGGAAAGGATACAATGGGAAATGAAGAACTAGCTAGAAAATATTTGCCGTTAATCGCAACTATCGGTCTGCTTGTATTTGTGGGAAATGTTATGGGTATAATTCCTGGTTTTGAATCTCCGACTTCAAGCCTAAATTTAACCCTTGCTTTGGCGCTTTGTGTGTTTGTTTATTATCATTTTGAAGGTATTCGCAAAAACGGAATCGTAAAATATCTAAAACACTTCATGGGGCCTGTTGCGGTTTTGGCTCCGTTAATGTTTGTTGTTGAAATCATCTCTCATTTTTCACGCATTATTTCGCTTTCTTTCCGACTTTTTGGAAATATCAAGGGCGATGATTTATTTCTATTAGTTATGCTTTCTTTGGTTCCTGCTTTTATACCAATGGTTCCGTTAGCATTGCTAACATTTATGGCGATTTTGCAGTCTTTTATTTTCATGGTTTTAAGCTATGTTTATCTAGCGGGTGCTGTTGTGATAGATGAGCATTAA